The DNA region CCAGATGATGTTGCCCTGGGAGAACGCGTAGATGAGCCATCCGAGGAGCGCGACCACCACGACGGCGCTGACCCAGCGCCCGTAGTGGCGCACCGGGATCGCCTTGATCGCCTCGTACGGGACGCCCGAGGGGCCGGAGCCGGCCGGACGCGCGTCCGACGGCTCCTTGGAGATCTTGTCAGTCACGACGACTGCCCTTCAGTGGAACGAGGAGGTCACTTGCCGGCGTTGACGGTGGCCGACTGCACGGCGCTGCCCTCGACGTTCCACTTCTTCAGGGCCTCGGCGTAGGACCCGTCCTTGATGATCGCGTCGAGCGCGTCCTTGACGGCGTCGCGCAGCTGCGTCTTGTCCTTGGACACGCCGATGCCGAAGAGGCCGACGTCGCTCTGGCTGCCGACGACCTCGAAGTCGTTGCCGCCGCCCGAGGTCTTCGCGATGTACGCGGCGACCGGGTAGTCGTTCAGGTCGGCCACGGCGCCGCCGGCCTTGACGCGGGTCTGCGCCTCGGCGTCGGTGTCGAAGGCCTGGATCGTCAGCTTGTTGGCGCCGCACTTGGTCGCCTGGGCCTTGAAGGTGTCCTCGTAGATCGTGCCGCGCTGCACGGCGACGGTCTTGCCGCACAGGTCGTCGAGGGAGTTGATGCCCTGCGGGTTGCCCTTCTTGACCAGCAGGGAGACGCCGGAGCTGAAGTAGTCGACGAAGTCGATGCCCTTGCCGATCTTCTTCCCGTTGTCGTCCAGGCCCTCCTGACGCTTCTTGTTGTCCGTCATGGACGACATGATCAGGTCCTGGCGGCCGGTGTAGATCGAGGTGATCAGGCCGTCGAAGGTGCCCGAGGTGAACTCGAACTTCACACCGAGCTGCTTGCTCAGGGCCTCGGCGATGTCGGGGTCGACACCCACGATCTTGCCGCCCTCGGTGAACTCCATCGGCGCGTACGAGGCGTCCGTGCCGACCTTGATGATGCCGGCCTTCTGGATGTCGGCCGGGAGCTTCGAGAAGAGGGGGGCCTTGTCGGCGGCCGGTGCGGAGGAACCGCCCGGCTTGGTGGCGCCGCTGTCATTGGTCTGGTCGCCACAGGCGGTCATCAGCATCGAGCCGGCGACCGCGATGGCGGCGACCGCGGCAAGACGGGACGTACGGGTCTTGGCGGCGGTCGTCGAGCGCGTGGAGCGTGCGGTCATGGTCGGGTTCCTCCGGCAGGTGAGGGAGTTGCCTTAGGCCGCGCACGCACCTTCGAGTGCCGCGACCTCGTGTGATTACGGCATCTTGCCATTCGGACTGCCTCAAACCGACGGCCACGGATGTCAAAATCGGATAACGGGTCGTGGCCGAATCGCGGCGGCCAGTCCCCCCAAGGCGAAACCTTCTGCGGGAAGGTGCCCAAGGGACCGTAAATTCTCCTGTTCATCTCGCCATTCGGACGACACGAAGGCGGCTATTCGGGTGCTCGGGGCACCTATCGGACATCGAGTGACGAGTCATTCTCTATCCGTGCTCCGTTCAGGGCCGGTAGCACTCGGTATGAGTCGCGTCACCGAGGAGGTATCGACTCGTCTCCGGACCCGTCTGTCCGGTAAGAAGGATCCTTACACCCCTCATCCGGGGCTCAGGGCGCGTTGTGCGGCGCGCCCGCGCGGCTGCCAGACAAGGCGGCCGCGGGACCCACCCACCCCTCCTCAACCGGGAGTGGCCACCCTCAAATGAAGAAGACTTAAGGGGTCAACCCAATGGCAGCGGAGATCGTCAATCCTCGCAGCGAGACCGGTACGGAAGGGGCTCCCGAGGAGCCCTTCGACCCGGCGTTCGCGCTGCACCGCGGCGGCAAGATGGCCATTTCGGCCACGGTGCCGCTGCGCGACAAGGACGACCTGTCCCTCGCGTACACGCCCGGCGTCGCCAAGGTGTGCACGGCAATCGCGGAGCAGCCCGAGCTGGTCAACGACTACACCTGGAAGTCCCAGGTCGTCGCGGTCGTGACCGACGGCACGGCGGTGCTCGGCCTCGGCGACATCGGCCCGGAGGCCTCCCTCCCGGTCATGGAGGGGAAGGCCATCCTCTTCAAGCAGTTCGGCGGCGTGGACGCGGTTCCGATCGCGCTCGCCACCACCGACGCCGACGAGATCGTCGAGACCGTCGTCCGGCTCGCCCCGTCCTTCGGCGGCGTGAACCTGGAGGACATCTCGGCGCCCCGGTGCTTCGAGATCGAGCGCAAGCTCCAGGAGCGCCTGGACATCCCGGTCTTCCACGACGACCAGCACGGCACCGCGATCGTGACGCTCGCGGCCCTGCGCAACGCGGCCAAGCTGACCGACCGCACCCTGGGCGACCTGCGCGCGGTCATCTCCGGCGCGGGCGCGGCCGGTGTGGCCATCGCGAAGTTCCTGCTGTCGGCGGGTATCGGCGACGTCGCCGTGACCGACCGCAAGGGCATCGTGAGCAGTGACCGGACCGACCTGACGGACGTCAAGCGCGAGATCGCCGGGCTCACCAACAAGGCGGGCCTCTCCGGCTCCCTGGAGACCGCCCTGGCCGGCGCGGACGTCTTCATCGGCGTCTCCGGCGGTACGGTCCCCGAGGCGGCCGTCGCGGCCATGGCGCCGAACGCCTTCGTGTTCGCCATGGCCAACCCGAACCCCGAGGTGCACCCCGACGTCGCGCACAAGTACGCGGCGGTCGTGGCCACCGGCCGTTCGGACTACCCGAACCAGATCAACAACGTCCTCGCGTTCCCCGGCATCTTCGCCGGCGCGCTCCAGGTCCGGGCCTCCCGGATCACCGAGGGCATGAAGATCGCCGCCGCCGACGCCATCGCCGGCGTGGTCGGCGACGACCTGTCCGCGGACTGCGTGATCCCGTCGCCGTTCGACGAGCGCGTGGCCCCGGCCGTCGCCTCCGCGGTCGCCGCCGCGGCCCGCGCGGAGGGCGTCGCCCGCCGCTGACGCGCAGCGCGTATCGCGCCCCGCGCCTCGTGCGCCGCGCAAGTCGAGAGGAAGCCTCGCCCGGGTTCGGCCGAACCGGGCGGGGCTTTCGCGTGGGCGGGGCATTCGTGTACGTGCCGTGGGGGCGGGCAGGGCCTGGATGAGGGACGCGCGTCACAGCGGGGTGTGGTTACGCGATCACCCGGTGCGCGCCTAGGGTCGGGGCCATGTTCGCTGCCTATGCCGCCCGAATCGACCGCGACCAGCCGCTGAACGGCCTCGAACTGGGGGAGCGCCCCGAGCCCGAGGCGCGGCCCGGTTGGACCACCGTCACCGTGAAGGCCGCCTCGCTCAACCACCACGACCTGTGGTCGCTGCGCGGGGTCGGACTGCCCGAGGAGAAGCTGCCGATGATCCTCGGCTGCGACGCCGCGGGCATCGACGAGCACGGCAACGAGGTCGTGCTGCACTCCGTCATCGGCCAGACCGGCCACGGCGTCGGCCCCGACGAGCCGCGCTCCATCCTCACCGAGCGCTACCAGGGGACCTTCGCCGAGCGGGTCACCGTGCCCAGCTGGAACGTGCTGCCCAAGCCGAAGGAGCTCTCCTTCGAGGAGGCCGCCTGTCTGCCGACCGCCTGGCTCACCGCGTACCGGATGCTGTTCACCAACGCCGGTGTACGGCCCGGCGACTCGGTGCTCGTGCAGGGCGCGGGCGGCGGTGTCGCGACCGCCGCGATCGCGCTCGGCAAGGCGGCCGGGCTGCGGGTCTACGCCACCAGCCGTGACGAGGCCAAGCGGAAGCGGGCCGTCGAGCTCGGCGCCGTCGAGGCCTACGAGCCGGGCGCGCGGCTGCCGAAGCGCGTCGACGCGGTCATCGAGACGGTCGGCGCCGCCACCTGGTCCCACTCCGTCAAGTCGCTGCGCCCCGGCGGCACCCTGGTCATCTCCGGCGCCACCAGCGGCGACCGCCCCGCGCACGCCGAACTCACCCGGATCTTCTTCCTGGAGCTCAAGGTGGTCGGCTCCACCATGGGTTCCAAGGACGAGCTGGAGGACCTGCTGTCCTTCTGCGCGGCCACCGGCGTCCGCCCGGTGATCGACGAGGTGCTGCCGCTCGACCGGGCGCGCGAGGGCTTCGAGAAGATGGCGTCCGGCGAGCTCTTCGGAAAGATCGTCCTGAAGACGGACTGAAGACCTTCTGAAGACCTCCGGACCGACCTCTTGAACCAGGACGCTTGTCCTGATGGGATCTCCGGCATCGCGAAAAGGTGAACAACGCTCACATCGCCTGCCGGAGGTCCCCCTTGTTGCGTACCACCCTCGTGGCGGGCGCCCTCGCCGCCGCGCTCCTCGCTCCCACCGCCGCCCCGACCGCCGCCGTCCCGACCGCCGCCGCCCAAGACGGCACCGGTGGGGCGATCCCCGTCCTCACCGACGCCAAGGGGCGCGCCCTCACCCTGCGCGGCTGGAACGTCGAGGACAAGGCCCACCGCGGCGAGCAGGCCCTCTCCGCCATCACCGAGAAGCACTTCCGCGACATGCGCGCCAAGGGCTTCAACTTCGCCCGCCTGCTGGTCTTCTGGGACGACCTGGAGCCCCGCCCCGGCCAGTACAGCCAGGACTACCTCCGCAGGATCGAACGCATCCTGGACTGGGCCGAGAAGTACGACGTCAAGGTCCTCATCGATGCCCACCAGGACGTCTTCGGCCCCGCCTTCGGGCACCGCGGCATCCCCGAGTGGGCCACCCGGACCGACGGACTGCCCTTCGAGCGCAACCCCGACGACTGGTTCTCCGAGTACTTCCAGCCCGCCGTGCAGCGCGCCTTCACCCACCTCTACGAGGACGCCGACCTGCGGCGCGCCCAGGCCCGGATGTGGCGCGTCCTCGCCGAACGCTTCGCCGGCCACCCGGCCGTCATCGGCTACGACCCCGTCAACGAGCCCATGGGCGAACTCCGGGAGGGCGAGGACCTGCCCACCGCGGCCCGCCGCATCGAGCGCGAGCAGCTCACCCCGATGTACAACCGCCTGGCGGACGCGATCCGTTCGGCCGACCGCGACGCCTGGGTCTTCGTCGAGCCGACCCCGATCGTCGGCGAGGGCGTGCCCACCGGCCTCGGCCGGATCGACGACCCCAAGGTCGTGTACGCCCCGCACTTCTACAACACCGGCATGGAGGCGGGCGCGGACTACGACCCGGCCGCCGGCTGGATCGAGAGCTACGAGCAGGCGGTGACCCAGTACCCCAAGGAGTACAAGGTCCCGGTGGTCGTGGGCGAATGGGGCCCGCTCAACAACTCCCTCCCGAACATGAACCGCTTCTACCGCGAGGCCATGGTCTCGCTCGGCCGCTACAGCTCCGGCTGGGCGGGCTACGTCTGGTGCTACGGCGGCGGCTACTGCGCGGTGAACGGCGACGGCACCTTCCGTACGAACAAGGAGCTCACCGCCGAGCCCTACGCCGAGGCCGTCGCCGGCACCGTCCGCGCCTCCTCCTACGACGCCGCGGCCGGCGTCTACCGCCTGGAGTACGACGCCGCCGGCCCCCGCGGCTCCCGCGTCACCGAACTCTCCCTGCCCCCGGGCGCGTGGCAGGTCGCGACCCGGGGGAGGGCGATCGTGCTCCGCCCCGCCCAGGGCAAGGCCCTGGTCCTCGCCACCCCGGGCACCCGGGTGACGGTCACGGTGGCCGCCACCGACCGCGGCTGACGGGGCCGGGAGGCGGGAAGGGCGTCGCCCTGGGCGGGCCCGGGCTCGCCCGGGGCCCGGACCCGACCCGGCGGCTACGGCCTGCGGGTTTCCCGGCCCGGCCCCGCCCTACGGCCTGCGGCGGTCCGGGCCGAGCAGGGACAGGATGCCGTCCGCCGCCGTCGCCAGATGGCGGCGGGCCTCGGCCAGCTGGTCGCGGCTCACGCCGTGGTCGCGGGCGGCGTCGCGGACGTCGTCGCGGAAGCGGTCGAGCAGCCGGTCCAGCTCACGGGCCGGCTCGGCGGCGCCGTCGATGTCCTTCGCCCAGTCGGAGACGGCCTGTTCGGGTGAGCTCGGCCGGCCGGCGGCCGGGCCGTGGGTCGTGCTCGTCACCAGGTTGCCCAGCTGGGCGGTGATGTCCGAGATGCCCTCCCAGACGCCCTTCGGCCAGTCGCCGCCCTTCAGCCGGTCCTGGAACTGGTCCTGGAGCTGCTGCGCGATCCGCTGGTACTCCTTCGCCTGCCGCTTGGCCGACTGCGCCTCCGCCCGTGCCTGGCGGGCCTGCTCCTTCAGCTCCTGCTTCGCCT from Streptomyces fradiae includes:
- a CDS encoding ABC transporter substrate-binding protein, whose protein sequence is MTARSTRSTTAAKTRTSRLAAVAAIAVAGSMLMTACGDQTNDSGATKPGGSSAPAADKAPLFSKLPADIQKAGIIKVGTDASYAPMEFTEGGKIVGVDPDIAEALSKQLGVKFEFTSGTFDGLITSIYTGRQDLIMSSMTDNKKRQEGLDDNGKKIGKGIDFVDYFSSGVSLLVKKGNPQGINSLDDLCGKTVAVQRGTIYEDTFKAQATKCGANKLTIQAFDTDAEAQTRVKAGGAVADLNDYPVAAYIAKTSGGGNDFEVVGSQSDVGLFGIGVSKDKTQLRDAVKDALDAIIKDGSYAEALKKWNVEGSAVQSATVNAGK
- a CDS encoding NADP-dependent malic enzyme, translated to MAAEIVNPRSETGTEGAPEEPFDPAFALHRGGKMAISATVPLRDKDDLSLAYTPGVAKVCTAIAEQPELVNDYTWKSQVVAVVTDGTAVLGLGDIGPEASLPVMEGKAILFKQFGGVDAVPIALATTDADEIVETVVRLAPSFGGVNLEDISAPRCFEIERKLQERLDIPVFHDDQHGTAIVTLAALRNAAKLTDRTLGDLRAVISGAGAAGVAIAKFLLSAGIGDVAVTDRKGIVSSDRTDLTDVKREIAGLTNKAGLSGSLETALAGADVFIGVSGGTVPEAAVAAMAPNAFVFAMANPNPEVHPDVAHKYAAVVATGRSDYPNQINNVLAFPGIFAGALQVRASRITEGMKIAAADAIAGVVGDDLSADCVIPSPFDERVAPAVASAVAAAARAEGVARR
- a CDS encoding zinc-binding dehydrogenase — its product is MFAAYAARIDRDQPLNGLELGERPEPEARPGWTTVTVKAASLNHHDLWSLRGVGLPEEKLPMILGCDAAGIDEHGNEVVLHSVIGQTGHGVGPDEPRSILTERYQGTFAERVTVPSWNVLPKPKELSFEEAACLPTAWLTAYRMLFTNAGVRPGDSVLVQGAGGGVATAAIALGKAAGLRVYATSRDEAKRKRAVELGAVEAYEPGARLPKRVDAVIETVGAATWSHSVKSLRPGGTLVISGATSGDRPAHAELTRIFFLELKVVGSTMGSKDELEDLLSFCAATGVRPVIDEVLPLDRAREGFEKMASGELFGKIVLKTD
- a CDS encoding cellulase family glycosylhydrolase, whose product is MLRTTLVAGALAAALLAPTAAPTAAVPTAAAQDGTGGAIPVLTDAKGRALTLRGWNVEDKAHRGEQALSAITEKHFRDMRAKGFNFARLLVFWDDLEPRPGQYSQDYLRRIERILDWAEKYDVKVLIDAHQDVFGPAFGHRGIPEWATRTDGLPFERNPDDWFSEYFQPAVQRAFTHLYEDADLRRAQARMWRVLAERFAGHPAVIGYDPVNEPMGELREGEDLPTAARRIEREQLTPMYNRLADAIRSADRDAWVFVEPTPIVGEGVPTGLGRIDDPKVVYAPHFYNTGMEAGADYDPAAGWIESYEQAVTQYPKEYKVPVVVGEWGPLNNSLPNMNRFYREAMVSLGRYSSGWAGYVWCYGGGYCAVNGDGTFRTNKELTAEPYAEAVAGTVRASSYDAAAGVYRLEYDAAGPRGSRVTELSLPPGAWQVATRGRAIVLRPAQGKALVLATPGTRVTVTVAATDRG
- a CDS encoding helix-turn-helix transcriptional regulator — its product is MAPVFAHGRLRLYLLKLLDEAPRHGYEVIRLLEERFQGLYTPSAGTVYPRLAKLEAEGLITHATEGGRKVYSITDAGRAELAGRGGELADLEEEIRESVSELAAEIRDDVRGAAGKLRSEMRAAATASRTAGASASFDAREELRKAKQELKEQARQARAEAQSAKRQAKEYQRIAQQLQDQFQDRLKGGDWPKGVWEGISDITAQLGNLVTSTTHGPAAGRPSSPEQAVSDWAKDIDGAAEPARELDRLLDRFRDDVRDAARDHGVSRDQLAEARRHLATAADGILSLLGPDRRRP